One genomic window of Cellulophaga sp. Hel_I_12 includes the following:
- a CDS encoding ABC transporter ATP-binding protein — MHNNTILSANGINKSFYDPVEIHVLKDVSFTVSRGEYTSIIGRSGSGKSTLLYILSTMDTDFTGALFIDGISIRDKSEQQLAAIRNEKIGFVFQFHYLLNEFTALKNVMLPGFKLNKLSEEELEHKAYTHLKDLGIEKLAKKMAYQLSGGEKQRVAIARAMINDPVLLMCDEPTGNLDSKNAAIVFNIFKELTESFNKTILVVTHDLDFADKTGRIIELDDGRVIRD; from the coding sequence ATGCATAACAATACCATCCTTAGTGCGAATGGCATCAACAAATCGTTTTACGACCCTGTAGAAATACATGTTTTAAAAGATGTCTCTTTTACTGTTTCTCGTGGAGAATATACTTCTATTATAGGTAGATCGGGAAGTGGAAAATCTACCTTACTCTACATATTATCTACAATGGATACTGATTTTACAGGAGCGCTTTTTATTGATGGTATTAGCATCCGTGATAAATCCGAACAGCAGCTAGCAGCCATACGAAACGAAAAGATAGGATTTGTGTTTCAATTTCATTATTTACTCAACGAATTTACTGCCCTCAAGAATGTGATGCTACCTGGGTTTAAGCTAAATAAGCTTAGTGAAGAAGAGTTAGAGCATAAAGCCTATACCCATTTAAAAGATTTAGGCATTGAAAAATTAGCCAAAAAAATGGCCTACCAATTATCGGGCGGTGAAAAGCAACGTGTTGCTATTGCCCGTGCCATGATCAATGATCCCGTATTGCTAATGTGTGATGAACCTACAGGAAATTTAGATTCTAAAAATGCAGCTATTGTTTTTAATATCTTTAAAGAACTAACTGAAAGCTTTAATAAAACAATATTGGTAGTCACACACGATTTAGATTTTGCTGATAAAACAGGGCGTATCATTGAATTAGATGATGGCCGAGTTATCCGAGATTAA
- a CDS encoding CDP-alcohol phosphatidyltransferase family protein gives MSKLPQENIFLDLSDYGRSPARFIAKSFKNTAVTPIHITLIFVVSGLIGIWCILNEQYWYAGFFLILKSILDAADGELARIKQTPSYTGRYLDSVSDIILNFLILWTVYHVTNGSLLYMFLAFFGMQLQGTLYNYYYVILRNKYDGDTTSRVFEIDTPIALKGEKQSHVNILFSCYKFCYGIFDQLIYALDKNAAKSKKLPNWFMTLVSIFGLGFQLLLISILLAFNLKEFIIPFFILFSIFIFIFIGIRKLINH, from the coding sequence ATGTCAAAATTACCTCAAGAAAATATTTTTTTAGACCTATCAGATTACGGTAGATCACCCGCCAGATTCATTGCCAAATCCTTTAAAAACACAGCTGTTACGCCCATACACATCACCTTGATATTTGTAGTCTCAGGACTAATAGGTATTTGGTGTATTCTCAATGAACAGTATTGGTATGCTGGTTTCTTTTTGATTCTGAAATCTATTTTAGACGCTGCAGATGGAGAGTTAGCCCGGATAAAGCAAACCCCATCGTACACGGGAAGGTATTTAGACTCTGTGTCTGACATCATTTTAAACTTTTTGATCCTATGGACCGTTTACCATGTAACCAATGGCTCCTTACTTTATATGTTTTTAGCTTTTTTTGGAATGCAATTACAAGGCACACTTTACAACTACTATTACGTAATTCTAAGAAATAAATACGATGGAGATACCACGAGTCGTGTTTTTGAAATCGATACGCCAATAGCCCTAAAAGGTGAAAAGCAAAGCCATGTCAATATTTTATTTTCTTGCTATAAATTCTGTTATGGTATTTTTGACCAACTTATTTATGCCTTGGATAAAAATGCAGCTAAAAGTAAAAAATTACCAAATTGGTTTATGACTTTAGTTTCTATTTTTGGTTTGGGTTTTCAATTACTGCTCATTTCAATTTTACTAGCTTTTAATTTAAAAGAATTCATTATTCCTTTCTTTATCCTGTTTTCTATTTTTATCTTTATTTTTATTGGCATCCGGAAACTTATTAACCATTAA
- a CDS encoding superoxide dismutase family protein gives MKKIVFVLSIALVGLTYSCKEVKKEAQEAGEEVEATVNEIQESMEAKMTEKTMTITLMPKSDSNVKGEATFTQKNGTVMMVATLSGLTPGVHAIHLHENADCSAADGTSTGGHWNPTFQPHGKWGVAEGYHKGDIGNFTADADGNGKVEFSTEEWCIGCDDDTKNIIGKAVIVHQGTDDFTTQPTGDAGARVSCAGIIQ, from the coding sequence ATGAAAAAAATAGTATTTGTCCTATCCATTGCTTTAGTTGGCTTAACCTATAGCTGCAAAGAAGTAAAGAAAGAAGCTCAAGAAGCTGGAGAAGAAGTTGAGGCTACCGTGAATGAAATACAAGAAAGCATGGAAGCAAAAATGACTGAAAAAACCATGACCATTACTTTGATGCCTAAAAGCGATAGCAATGTGAAAGGTGAAGCAACCTTTACGCAAAAAAATGGTACCGTAATGATGGTGGCGACCCTCTCTGGATTAACACCTGGTGTACACGCCATTCACTTACATGAAAATGCAGATTGTTCTGCTGCTGATGGTACGTCTACTGGGGGGCACTGGAATCCAACCTTTCAACCTCACGGAAAATGGGGTGTTGCAGAAGGATACCATAAAGGTGATATAGGAAACTTTACCGCAGATGCTGATGGAAATGGAAAAGTAGAATTCTCAACAGAGGAATGGTGTATTGGTTGTGATGATGATACCAAAAATATTATAGGCAAAGCTGTCATTGTACATCAAGGCACGGATGACTTTACCACACAACCCACTGGAGATGCAGGTGCACGTGTAAGCTGCGCAGGAATCATTCAATAA
- a CDS encoding carboxypeptidase regulatory-like domain-containing protein, whose protein sequence is MKKILSIVLLFVATISHAQIKFEGVVTDSLNAPLELANVVAINKVTNGLESYGITDSEGNFKLQLGKNGSYTIKISYVGMKGIDDLISTLEADITKNYIMQPDNMLDEVELIYEMPVSIKGDTLIYNADSFNTGTERKLEDVIKNLPGFEINENGQVEVEGKVVNKLMINGKDFFDGDTKLATKNIPSNAVDKIQVLRNYSEVGQLSGVTNNQDNVALNIKLKEGKENFWFGTVTAGGGASPENELYLLQPKLFYYNPKYSLNFIGDLNNIGEQALTSRDIRNFGGGFRAPSRSSGTSINLGDNGLGSLTNQANALEIESKLATGNFSYSPNKALDLSGFLIYNSSRIFSRETSFVQYTNPDLGIPDESQEESSRDRSDQVLIKLSAAYKPNFSNQIDYDVLGRISNDAQNQNVFSSVVGTTAQFNEVTPYSINQNINYYYTLDENNIFAFEAQHLLRNEDPFYNALLVNDPNGVDAFDNTAEGLGLDTSLTNYDLGQNRRIKSNQLDAKLDYFRILNAKSNLNFTLGTILSRQDFNSNIFQFLEDGSQFNPTPLINDGLATNDTQYNFSDLYLGMRYRVKTGKFTITPGLSAHAYGNKNSQFGVTYEENFFRLLPEFETRIDFKKSESLTLNYNMANNFTDVTRLAQGLVLNNFNSIQFGEPELQNALSHNVSLLYNSFNLFNYTNVFARAAYSNNVDQIRGLTNFDNVIRTSTFFNSNFADENVNVFGRVQRTFGKIRATLNGSFNYSKINQFIQGLQSVNEGYTQTYTPGIRTNFKVAPNLNFNYRYSVTNNNQGSRETKFVTNAPSVEFDAYVWKRVTFRTNYTYTNQDLGNGESQSFQNWDASLAYRKDRDAKWEYEIRATNLLDIDSQVRNSANNVSVFTSETFIQPRFVTFRFVYSL, encoded by the coding sequence ATGAAAAAAATACTTTCAATTGTGCTACTTTTTGTAGCAACGATATCGCATGCTCAAATTAAATTTGAAGGTGTAGTAACAGACAGTTTAAATGCTCCTCTTGAATTAGCCAATGTTGTGGCTATTAACAAAGTCACCAATGGTTTAGAATCGTACGGTATTACAGATTCCGAAGGTAATTTTAAGTTACAATTAGGAAAAAATGGCTCGTACACCATTAAAATTAGTTACGTGGGAATGAAAGGGATTGATGATCTTATTTCTACTTTAGAAGCAGACATTACCAAAAATTATATCATGCAGCCTGATAACATGCTCGACGAGGTAGAGCTTATCTATGAAATGCCCGTGAGTATTAAAGGAGACACATTAATCTATAATGCCGATTCTTTTAACACAGGAACAGAGCGTAAATTAGAAGATGTAATTAAAAATTTACCCGGCTTTGAAATTAATGAAAACGGACAGGTAGAGGTTGAAGGCAAAGTAGTGAATAAATTAATGATCAATGGAAAAGACTTTTTTGATGGTGACACGAAACTTGCCACAAAAAATATACCGTCAAACGCCGTTGATAAAATTCAGGTGTTGCGTAACTACTCTGAAGTAGGTCAGTTGAGTGGGGTAACGAACAATCAAGACAATGTAGCTTTAAATATAAAGTTAAAAGAAGGTAAGGAAAACTTTTGGTTTGGAACGGTCACTGCCGGTGGTGGGGCCTCACCAGAGAATGAGCTTTATTTATTGCAACCCAAATTGTTTTACTACAATCCTAAATACAGCCTAAACTTTATAGGGGATTTAAATAATATTGGGGAACAAGCCTTAACGAGTCGTGATATCCGTAATTTTGGTGGCGGTTTTAGAGCACCAAGCAGAAGCAGTGGTACGAGCATAAATTTAGGCGATAACGGACTTGGTTCCTTAACAAACCAAGCCAATGCCTTAGAAATTGAAAGTAAACTTGCGACGGGTAACTTCAGTTATTCTCCTAATAAAGCTTTAGATTTAAGTGGATTTTTAATTTACAATAGCAGTCGCATTTTTTCTAGAGAAACAAGCTTTGTGCAATACACGAATCCTGATTTAGGAATCCCTGATGAATCGCAAGAAGAATCTAGTAGAGATCGTTCTGACCAAGTACTTATAAAATTAAGTGCTGCCTACAAGCCTAATTTTAGTAATCAAATTGATTATGATGTTTTGGGTCGCATATCTAATGACGCACAAAACCAAAATGTTTTTTCTTCTGTAGTCGGTACAACGGCTCAGTTCAATGAAGTAACCCCTTACAGTATCAATCAAAATATAAATTATTATTACACGCTTGACGAGAACAATATTTTTGCCTTCGAAGCACAGCATTTATTGAGAAACGAAGATCCTTTCTACAATGCGCTGCTGGTCAATGATCCGAACGGTGTAGATGCTTTTGACAATACAGCGGAAGGCTTAGGATTAGATACTTCATTAACAAATTATGATTTAGGGCAAAATAGACGCATAAAATCTAACCAATTAGATGCTAAGCTAGATTACTTTAGAATTTTAAACGCGAAGAGTAATTTAAATTTTACTTTAGGAACCATACTTAGTCGCCAAGATTTTAATTCTAATATTTTTCAATTTTTAGAAGACGGCTCGCAATTTAATCCAACTCCTTTAATAAATGATGGTTTAGCGACCAACGATACCCAATATAATTTTAGTGATCTTTATTTAGGCATGCGCTACCGAGTTAAAACAGGGAAGTTTACCATCACACCTGGTCTATCGGCACATGCGTATGGAAATAAAAACAGTCAATTTGGAGTAACCTATGAAGAAAATTTCTTCCGTTTGTTACCGGAATTTGAAACTAGAATTGACTTTAAAAAGAGTGAATCCTTAACCTTAAATTATAACATGGCTAATAACTTTACGGATGTAACTCGTTTAGCGCAAGGTTTGGTCTTGAATAATTTTAATAGCATCCAGTTTGGTGAACCAGAACTACAAAATGCCTTATCACATAATGTAAGTTTATTATACAACAGTTTTAATTTATTTAATTATACAAACGTTTTTGCACGTGCAGCGTATAGCAATAACGTTGATCAAATTCGTGGACTCACCAATTTTGACAATGTCATTAGAACAAGTACTTTTTTTAATTCTAATTTCGCCGATGAAAACGTCAATGTTTTTGGTCGGGTACAACGCACCTTTGGGAAAATTAGGGCTACTTTAAATGGAAGTTTTAATTATAGTAAAATTAATCAGTTTATTCAAGGATTGCAGTCTGTTAATGAAGGCTATACACAAACCTATACCCCAGGGATCAGAACTAATTTTAAGGTAGCACCAAACCTAAATTTTAATTACCGCTACAGTGTTACCAACAACAATCAAGGAAGTCGTGAAACCAAGTTTGTTACGAATGCGCCTTCGGTAGAGTTTGATGCTTATGTTTGGAAAAGAGTAACCTTTAGAACAAACTATACGTACACCAACCAAGATTTAGGTAATGGAGAATCACAATCATTTCAAAATTGGGATGCTTCTTTAGCGTATAGAAAAGATAGAGATGCCAAATGGGAATACGAAATTAGAGCTACTAACCTTTTAGATATAGATTCGCAAGTACGTAACAGTGCCAACAATGTATCGGTATTTACGTCAGAAACCTTTATCCAGCCTCGTTTTGTAACCTTTAGGTTTGTATACTCGTTGTAA
- a CDS encoding FtsX-like permease family protein has product MKVKHITEIAGALMRARWKQTLVAAIGVTFSIALFITLLGFMEGLNQLLDGIVLNRTPHVRLYNDILPSKKQPIALSEDYQNYYHFISSIKPTNTREEIYNAKKIINKLENDKRVKGVAPKATAQVFYNLGNIDVNGIINGIDPEKEAQLFSFSDYITQGNYKELKTVTNSIILGQGAAKVMNAELDDIITITNTEGEQFTLKVIGFFESGIAEVDKVQSYTSLATTQKILGKNSNYLSDIQIKLHHLNLAPALALEYEQFFELDAEDIQTANAQFETGSSVRSIISYAVGITLLIVSGFGIYNILNMLIYEKMDTIAILKATGFAGADVKKIFLTISLSIGVAGALAGILLGFLFSLGIDAIPFDTASLPTVKTYPIDYGIHYYLIAVIFAIATTSLAGWLPAKKASKVDPVEIIRGK; this is encoded by the coding sequence ATGAAGGTAAAGCATATTACAGAAATTGCCGGTGCGCTCATGCGGGCGCGATGGAAACAAACACTAGTTGCGGCCATTGGCGTTACTTTTAGTATTGCGCTGTTTATTACGCTACTTGGTTTTATGGAAGGGCTAAACCAATTGTTAGACGGCATTGTTTTAAATAGAACGCCACACGTACGACTATACAATGATATTCTGCCCTCCAAAAAACAACCTATAGCGCTAAGTGAAGACTATCAAAACTACTATCATTTTATCAGCTCTATAAAGCCAACCAATACAAGAGAGGAAATTTATAACGCCAAAAAAATCATCAATAAACTCGAAAATGATAAAAGAGTAAAGGGAGTAGCGCCTAAAGCCACTGCGCAAGTGTTCTATAATTTAGGGAATATAGATGTCAACGGCATTATTAATGGTATCGACCCTGAAAAAGAAGCACAACTTTTTTCATTTTCAGACTACATTACCCAAGGAAATTATAAGGAACTCAAAACGGTAACCAATAGTATTATACTAGGACAAGGTGCGGCAAAAGTGATGAATGCTGAACTGGATGATATCATTACGATCACAAATACCGAAGGTGAGCAATTTACCTTAAAAGTAATTGGCTTTTTTGAATCTGGAATTGCCGAAGTAGATAAAGTTCAAAGCTATACGAGCCTAGCTACCACACAAAAAATACTCGGTAAAAACAGCAACTATTTAAGTGATATTCAGATAAAACTACATCATTTAAATCTGGCTCCTGCATTAGCCTTGGAATACGAACAGTTTTTTGAACTTGATGCCGAAGACATACAAACAGCCAATGCGCAATTTGAAACAGGTAGTAGTGTTCGGTCCATTATCAGCTATGCTGTCGGCATTACACTACTTATTGTATCAGGGTTTGGTATCTATAACATTCTCAATATGCTTATTTATGAAAAAATGGATACTATTGCCATCTTAAAAGCCACTGGCTTTGCAGGTGCTGATGTTAAAAAAATATTTTTAACTATTTCTCTAAGTATTGGCGTAGCAGGTGCTTTGGCTGGCATACTCTTAGGTTTTTTATTCTCACTTGGTATTGATGCCATTCCTTTTGATACCGCTTCATTACCTACGGTAAAAACCTATCCAATTGATTATGGAATTCACTATTACCTGATAGCCGTCATTTTTGCCATTGCCACCACTTCTTTAGCCGGTTGGTTGCCCGCCAAAAAAGCGAGCAAGGTGGATCCTGTCGAAATTATAAGAGGTAAATAA
- a CDS encoding GLPGLI family protein: MKSLLFKISILSFFLCQSFISNAQEFQGEATYISKSTMDLGTWGARMSEAQKKQIQERMKNRLEKTYVLSFDKEASFFNEEDKLDAMSGATDSWGKNFAQGDSYKNVKENMLIQSQEFYGKQFLVKDKLQVINWKMGSESKQIGQYLCFKATASIPTAELTWYNFSWSDIAQEPEANADSTAVEKVVPEIPMTEVEAWYTLQVPVSHGPSEYWGLPGLILEVSAGNTTMLCSKIVMNPKTKLKIEAPDKGKEITKSEYRETVQGKMIEMRNNRGRGRG, encoded by the coding sequence ATGAAATCCTTACTTTTTAAAATCAGTATTTTATCTTTCTTTTTATGCCAATCGTTCATTAGTAATGCTCAGGAATTTCAGGGTGAAGCAACATACATTTCTAAGTCTACCATGGATCTTGGGACCTGGGGCGCACGTATGAGCGAAGCTCAAAAAAAGCAGATACAAGAGCGTATGAAAAACAGATTAGAAAAAACATATGTCCTTAGCTTTGATAAGGAGGCTTCTTTTTTTAATGAAGAAGATAAATTAGACGCCATGTCAGGAGCAACAGATTCTTGGGGTAAGAATTTTGCCCAAGGTGACTCTTATAAAAACGTAAAAGAAAATATGTTGATTCAAAGTCAAGAGTTTTACGGCAAGCAATTTTTAGTAAAAGATAAATTACAAGTGATCAATTGGAAAATGGGATCAGAATCAAAACAAATTGGTCAGTATTTATGTTTTAAAGCTACGGCATCTATACCAACGGCAGAGTTAACTTGGTACAATTTTTCCTGGAGCGACATAGCCCAAGAACCTGAGGCAAATGCAGACTCAACGGCAGTAGAAAAAGTAGTTCCTGAAATACCCATGACAGAGGTTGAAGCATGGTATACCCTTCAAGTACCCGTTAGTCATGGTCCTAGTGAGTATTGGGGATTACCGGGTCTTATCTTAGAAGTAAGTGCAGGAAATACAACCATGCTATGTTCTAAAATTGTTATGAATCCTAAGACAAAATTAAAGATTGAAGCACCCGATAAGGGAAAAGAGATTACGAAAAGTGAATACCGCGAAACAGTTCAAGGAAAAATGATTGAAATGAGAAACAATCGAGGACGAGGACGGGGTTAA
- a CDS encoding methyltransferase domain-containing protein, with the protein MKNNLEEKYWTNRYLEKQMGWDIGYPSSPIKAYIDQLKDKDIRILVPGAGNGYEAEYLFKNGFKNVHVLDISELPLKAFKKRNPTFQEQKLLHENFFEHTGTYDLILEQTFFCSFVPTKANRKAYAQQMSKLLNYKGKLAGLWFSFPLTNDMEKRPFGGDKEEYLGYLEPYFEVKSFEVCYNSIPEREGNELFGIFVKK; encoded by the coding sequence ATGAAAAACAATCTTGAAGAAAAATATTGGACGAATCGCTATTTAGAAAAACAAATGGGATGGGACATTGGTTATCCGTCCAGTCCTATTAAAGCATATATCGATCAACTTAAAGATAAAGACATTCGCATTCTAGTGCCAGGGGCAGGTAATGGCTATGAAGCGGAATATTTATTCAAAAACGGATTTAAAAATGTTCATGTTTTAGACATTTCAGAGCTACCATTAAAGGCCTTCAAAAAAAGAAATCCTACTTTTCAGGAGCAAAAGCTACTCCACGAAAATTTTTTTGAACATACTGGGACCTACGATTTAATTCTAGAGCAAACATTTTTCTGCTCTTTTGTACCTACCAAGGCCAATAGAAAAGCGTATGCCCAACAAATGTCAAAACTTTTAAATTACAAAGGAAAATTAGCAGGTTTGTGGTTTTCATTTCCCTTAACCAATGATATGGAGAAAAGACCATTTGGCGGTGACAAAGAGGAATACCTAGGCTATTTAGAACCGTATTTTGAGGTTAAATCTTTCGAAGTCTGTTACAATTCTATCCCAGAACGTGAAGGTAATGAGCTCTTTGGTATTTTTGTAAAAAAATAA
- a CDS encoding DUF2490 domain-containing protein translates to MKKIVFLITLCMITATKAQETGEDDWGSWYMYFGTNKISDKLSIHSEAQFRYYETATNFNQLLLRTGLNYHIDENAIATIGYAYIGTDTSFEEIRNEENTNEHRIFEQLILKNKVGEFLFEHRYRLEQRFLENQGATDTEHRARYRLQVTLPLTNTFFLNFYDEVFINFQDQIFGQNRLYGALGVHVTDNLSVQAGYLKNHFNTANFDRMQFGIFFNPDLRKKK, encoded by the coding sequence ATGAAGAAAATTGTATTTTTAATTACTTTGTGCATGATTACAGCAACAAAGGCGCAAGAAACTGGCGAAGATGATTGGGGCTCTTGGTATATGTATTTCGGCACCAACAAAATCTCGGATAAACTAAGTATTCATAGCGAGGCGCAATTCAGGTATTATGAAACGGCTACTAACTTTAATCAACTGTTACTGCGTACCGGTTTAAACTATCATATTGATGAAAATGCCATAGCAACAATAGGCTACGCCTACATTGGTACAGATACAAGCTTTGAAGAAATACGCAATGAAGAGAATACCAATGAACATAGAATATTTGAACAATTGATTCTTAAAAATAAGGTTGGAGAATTCTTATTTGAACATCGGTACCGATTAGAACAACGCTTTTTAGAAAACCAAGGAGCTACGGATACTGAACATAGAGCACGCTATCGTTTGCAGGTAACCTTACCGCTAACAAATACTTTCTTTCTTAATTTTTACGACGAGGTATTTATTAATTTTCAAGATCAGATATTTGGCCAAAACAGATTGTATGGAGCCTTGGGAGTTCATGTTACCGATAATCTATCCGTTCAAGCAGGCTATTTAAAAAATCATTTTAACACTGCTAATTTTGACCGTATGCAGTTTGGTATATTTTTTAATCCCGACCTGAGAAAGAAAAAATAG
- a CDS encoding amidohydrolase family protein codes for MKNLLFFFFFVVCFSSNGQIVLQADRVFDGEKIHMNWSVVVEKNMITYVGPTSALPSGVSYEFITLKNKTLMPGLIEGHSHLLLHPYNETSWNDQVLKESPVERAVRATVHAKSNLLSGITTMRDLGSEGAGYTDIYLKKTIEEGIIVGPRLIVAGPAIVATGAYGPKGFHDGVVVPLGAEPASGIDEVIKTVRTQIGNGADFIKIYSDYRWSPGQAAQPTFLQEEINAMVQTAKSAGTYVIAHASTPEGMKRAILGGVETIEHGDGATPEILKLMKDKGVALCPTLAAGDAIERYAGWDKNTMPDTERILNKKKSFQLALEANVSIVFGGDVGVFSHGENYRELELMVAYGMNSLEVLKSATSGNAKRLHLDTLGHIKQGFLADIIAVENNPIENIKAMQNVVFVMKDGVIYKNL; via the coding sequence ATGAAAAATCTACTATTTTTTTTCTTTTTTGTTGTTTGCTTTTCTTCGAATGGCCAAATCGTGTTGCAGGCAGATCGAGTTTTTGATGGTGAAAAGATCCATATGAATTGGTCTGTTGTAGTTGAGAAGAATATGATTACTTATGTTGGTCCTACTTCAGCATTACCATCCGGAGTGTCCTATGAATTTATTACACTTAAAAATAAAACATTGATGCCTGGTTTAATTGAAGGGCATTCACACCTATTATTACACCCCTATAACGAAACAAGCTGGAATGACCAGGTACTAAAAGAATCACCTGTAGAACGTGCTGTAAGAGCTACGGTACATGCTAAAAGCAACCTGCTATCTGGCATTACCACGATGCGGGATTTAGGTTCGGAAGGTGCTGGTTACACAGATATATATCTAAAGAAAACTATTGAGGAGGGTATTATTGTGGGGCCACGTTTAATAGTTGCTGGCCCGGCTATTGTGGCCACTGGGGCCTACGGACCAAAAGGGTTTCACGATGGTGTCGTTGTTCCTCTGGGTGCAGAACCAGCTAGTGGTATTGATGAAGTGATTAAAACAGTACGCACACAAATAGGCAACGGAGCTGATTTTATAAAAATATATTCCGATTATCGATGGTCGCCCGGGCAGGCTGCCCAACCTACTTTTTTACAAGAAGAAATTAATGCGATGGTTCAAACAGCAAAAAGTGCAGGTACCTACGTAATAGCTCATGCTAGTACCCCAGAAGGTATGAAAAGAGCCATTCTGGGAGGTGTTGAAACTATTGAGCATGGTGATGGTGCCACTCCTGAGATTTTAAAATTAATGAAAGATAAGGGCGTTGCCCTATGCCCAACCCTTGCCGCTGGCGATGCCATTGAGCGCTATGCTGGATGGGACAAAAATACAATGCCCGATACAGAACGTATCCTTAACAAAAAGAAAAGCTTTCAGCTCGCTCTTGAGGCCAATGTTTCTATAGTATTTGGTGGAGATGTCGGTGTTTTTTCGCATGGCGAAAATTATAGAGAACTAGAGCTCATGGTTGCGTATGGCATGAATTCTTTGGAGGTTTTAAAATCGGCAACTTCCGGCAATGCTAAGAGGCTACATTTAGATACTTTAGGGCACATAAAACAAGGGTTTCTAGCAGATATTATTGCCGTTGAAAACAATCCAATAGAAAATATTAAAGCCATGCAAAATGTTGTATTTGTCATGAAAGACGGCGTGATTTATAAAAATTTATAA
- a CDS encoding efflux RND transporter periplasmic adaptor subunit, with product MSYKLGILNVIGFFLMISCTRNVETIQPEVKNITESVYASGFIKSKNQYEVYAKTTGIIEEIYVSEGMQIKKGDPIFKLNQKDLKIVTDNARVASSMADYTTNSDKLKDAKTAIAYAIKKRLNDSLLYDRQKKLWDNRIGSKVELEQRELNFENAKLNVASAQTTYEDLRRSLKLSSDQSKNNLEIAKLLENDLIIRSELDGVVYKLNKEKGELITSQEPQAIIGATTFTIELAIDEFDIVKIKIGQEVIIRMDSYKSQVFEAQIIAVDPMMNARTRSFQAHATFRKEPKELYPNLTVEANIIIQKKEAVLTIPRKYMVNDSSVMLEGGKLKQVETGLMDYDVVEIKAGISKTTKLELPKK from the coding sequence ATGAGTTACAAACTAGGAATTCTTAATGTGATAGGATTTTTTTTAATGATATCCTGTACTCGTAATGTTGAAACCATACAGCCCGAAGTTAAAAATATCACCGAAAGTGTTTATGCGTCAGGATTCATAAAGAGTAAAAATCAATATGAAGTGTATGCTAAGACTACGGGAATCATCGAAGAAATTTATGTTTCTGAAGGCATGCAAATCAAAAAAGGAGACCCTATTTTTAAATTGAATCAAAAAGATTTAAAAATTGTTACGGATAATGCTAGAGTTGCTTCTTCAATGGCTGATTACACAACAAATTCTGATAAATTAAAAGATGCAAAAACAGCCATAGCCTACGCCATAAAAAAACGCTTGAATGATTCTTTATTATATGATAGACAAAAAAAATTATGGGACAACAGAATTGGAAGTAAGGTAGAGCTTGAACAAAGAGAACTCAATTTTGAAAATGCCAAGTTGAATGTGGCCAGCGCTCAAACAACTTACGAAGATTTAAGACGTAGCTTAAAACTAAGTTCGGATCAAAGTAAAAATAATTTAGAAATTGCAAAACTTTTAGAAAATGATCTCATTATACGAAGTGAACTTGATGGTGTGGTTTATAAACTGAATAAAGAAAAAGGAGAACTCATTACTAGTCAAGAACCTCAAGCCATCATTGGCGCTACTACTTTCACTATCGAATTAGCCATTGATGAATTCGATATTGTAAAAATTAAAATAGGTCAGGAAGTAATTATCCGTATGGATAGTTATAAGTCTCAGGTGTTCGAAGCTCAAATTATAGCCGTTGATCCCATGATGAATGCAAGAACACGCTCTTTTCAAGCCCATGCTACTTTTAGAAAGGAACCCAAGGAGTTATATCCGAATCTCACAGTAGAGGCAAATATTATTATTCAAAAAAAAGAGGCTGTTTTAACCATTCCTAGGAAGTATATGGTCAATGACTCTAGTGTTATGCTTGAAGGAGGAAAACTAAAACAGGTAGAAACAGGGTTAATGGATTATGATGTAGTCGAAATAAAAGCGGGCATTTCAAAAACAACGAAACTAGAATTACCTAAAAAATGA